Within Deltaproteobacteria bacterium, the genomic segment GTTGCAGCTCGCCGACGCTCTGGCCGTCCCACGGCACTTCGCGCCCGTCGTCATTGACGGCGCGGATGTCCAAGCACGGCATGATGGTCCCTTGCTTAGCGCGAACGGCGACCCGCTGCGCGGGGGTCCACGCGTCCATGTGTTTGCGCGCGCGCGACAGCGTCGCCAACGGCGCGGTTTCGGTGAGGCCCCACGCCTGAACAATGGTCAGGCCGCGCTTGTCGTAGGATTCGATCAAACTCGGAGGCACCGCGGAGCCGCCGCACGGGATACAGCGGAGGCTGGAGAGATCGTACGGCTTCTGGTCGAGCACACCGAGCACGCCCATCCAGATCGTCGGCACGCCCGCGGCCACCGTGATGCGCTCGTCTTGGATCAGCCGCGCAATACCCTCCGGCGTCGGCTGAGTGCCGGGAAACACTTGCTCCGCCCCCACCATCGTCGCGGTGAACGGCATGTTCCAGGCGTTGGCGTGGAACATCGGCACGATCGACAGGATGCGGTCGCGCTCGCAGATACCCATGGCGTCGGTCATCGCTTGCGCCATCGACTGTAGGAACAGCGAACGGTGGCTGTAGAGCACGCCCTTTGGATTGCCGGTCGTCCCCGACGTGTAACACATGCCCGCCGCCGATCGTTCGTCGAGGTCGGGAAAGGCGAACTCTTCCGGCGCCTCTTCTAACAACTCTTCGTAGCTATACATCGGTGCGAGCGAACTCGACGGCAGCGGTCCGTCGCCCATCACGACGAAGGCACGCACAGAACGCAATTGCGCCGCCAGTGGTTCCAACTGTGCCACCAGCGAGTCGTCGAGGAACACGACGGTGTCTTCCGCGTGGTTGATGATGTAGGTGATCTGTTCGGGGAACAGCCGGATGTTGACCGTGTGCAACACCGCACCGAAGCTGGGAATCGCGAGATACAGTTCG encodes:
- a CDS encoding long-chain fatty acid--CoA ligase, whose amino-acid sequence is MQDGPLTLSQLVRRAERMFSTVPLASRTADGMFRYTYGEACRRVYRLANVLKKLGVKPGDRVATFAWNNHRHFELYLAIPSFGAVLHTVNIRLFPEQITYIINHAEDTVVFLDDSLVAQLEPLAAQLRSVRAFVVMGDGPLPSSSLAPMYSYEELLEEAPEEFAFPDLDERSAAGMCYTSGTTGNPKGVLYSHRSLFLQSMAQAMTDAMGICERDRILSIVPMFHANAWNMPFTATMVGAEQVFPGTQPTPEGIARLIQDERITVAAGVPTIWMGVLGVLDQKPYDLSSLRCIPCGGSAVPPSLIESYDKRGLTIVQAWGLTETAPLATLSRARKHMDAWTPAQRVAVRAKQGTIMPCLDIRAVNDDGREVPWDGQSVGELQLRGPWVISEYYNDPRSAQAFADGWFKTGDVASIDADGFVQITDRAKDVIKSGGEWISSVELENVIMGHPKVLEAAVIGLPHERWGERPLACVVAKPGQTITKDEIMTLLREKVAKWSLPEDVVFVESIPKTSVGKFAKRELREQFVNYKWGARG